CTAAGCTGATGGGATGGCCCCCGCCCTCCCTGTCCctgtggggcagggtgggggggcttCAGTGCCAGGACCACCCCTGTCCTTGCTGTCCCTGATGGGCAGGGGGGGTTTCAGTGGGTGGCGAGCTCTGGGGCACCTGTCTCCCGCCTTCCAATCCACAGGTCCCTTGTGTGCAGTTCTGGGAGCAGACTGGCAGCGTGGCAGGGTCACCCGGGGCCCCCAGCTAAGCCAGACCTCCCTGAAGCCAGGCCTGCTCCACCTGCGAGAGCCCCGCGTGGCGGCCCAGTGCCTGGGGCTGGCAGCGAGTCCGCGGGCGTGAGCTCGGGGAGGCATGGGCTCCAGCCTGTCAGGGCCCTTCTGCCCTGCCCCGGCCGTCCACCCCTCTCGGGGCTGCCTCCTTGGGTGCGGATCGCTGGGGCCATTTCCCAGATGAGAGCATGGGGACCTGCCTACCCTGCCACTCCTGGCCCCCAGAACTGAGAGCCCACCTTGTCACCATCAATGGCCAGAggtgcctcctccccttccttctcaaGAGTGCCCATGCTCCCCCCAGGAGGGGGGTGGCCAGTGAGGTGGGGGCAGTGACTTGGACCACATGAGGCTCTGTCCTACCTGCGGGTGGCAGGGGCACGGCTTTACTCTGTcgtgtcagagggagaagcagcgccTAGTCCTAGGCGGAGATGTCTGTGGGGGCCCGCATGAGGGCGAGTGCTGGCTTTTGTGGGGCTGATCCAATTCTCGAAAgtggcttaacctctctgggcctcagccaacTTTCCCATAGCTGTGGTGAGGATGGAGTGTAcgccagggtcctgggcccaccCTTAGCACACAGTGGACcccctgaccctgaccccaaAGTGCCAGGCTGACAAGGCCATCCCCAGTGCACAGACCTGGCCTGAAGGCGCCCTTGCTGCCAGCAGCCCACACTGGGTGTGGCCTTTGGAAGGAGATCCCCATCCACTGACCCTGTGCACACGGCTTTGGGCAGCTGGGGCCTAAGGGGGTGGACATCTCCGGGCAGGGGCCTGCAGAGCAGCACGGCCCCATCACCCACAGTGGGGCTGGCACCGGGTCCTCCTGCGATTTCCATACAACCTTCTGCGGAGGTCGACAGATCTCAGAGGCACTGTGCCCACTCGCAAACCTGCTGACAGACCGCAGGGCCTGCGCGGGGCCGACCATGGCCCGCCAGCTGTGGAGGGCATGATAAGGCGGGTGGGGGCCTCTCCAGCTGGGTGGCAGGGTGGCTTATCTCGCAGGGCAGCCCATGTGGGCTCTTGGAGAGGCTGATGCCTTGAATCCCAGGTCGCAAGGTCTCAGGGCCACCCTACTCTGGCCAGGACACCGTGGGTCAGTCCCTGCCCTGCTCAGTCTCTCTGAACCTTTGGGTCCTTTCCGCGGTGATGGGGTACAGGTGGCCAGGAGGGGTGGAGGTCACCGCTGGAGAGTGCCCACCAGGCtttcctgcctgctgctccccatccCCATGGGCTCTCGGGCACACAGGCCCCTGCCCTCAGGAGGTGTCCCCATTCGGCTGGCTGCTGCTGGCATCTCTCCTGTGTCCCATGCCACAAGGCCCCCCTGAAGCTTCTGGAGGGCAAGGTGAGTGTCTGGCATAGCATAGCCTGGCACATAGGTGAGAGGACGGGGAAGGCAGGCTCCAGCTGCGAGCCCCGTCTGCACGCTGTGCACTCTCTGGGCTTGTGTCCGGGTCCTCCATGGACCCACTGTGGTCGAACCTGGCCAGGGACTCATTTTATGGGGGCGGCTGAGCTCCAAAAGGAAGGGGAGTGCTCTGGGTCTcctgggagcacagggcaggTCTACCTGTGAGCtctgtgctccctctgcttcAAGCAACGACCCAGACCCTTCCCCCAACACCAGACTTAGCACAGTGGGGCTCATCTGACAGCTCCGCTGCAGTCCCTTCCTCCCGGCACTGACCCTGCAGGAACAGAGACCACTGGAGTCACTAGAAAACCCAGGTGTTTATGTATAAATAAGTGTGATTCACCTAGAAGCCCCACAAGCTCCGTGGGCTGCCCGGGGCAAAGGTTCTGTGCAGGTGGCACCTCAAGGTGGGGGCTTTCTGAGAATCTCCACCGCCAGAGGGGGTATGCGGCGGCCCGGCAGGGCCCAGCTGAGCTCACTGGCCCCGCTGCCTATGGCGCCTGCCGTGCCACACTCTCCCAACACCGTCCTGCCCTGCAGGGGCCCGGTCTGGATTCCATCCACGCAGTGTGAGCCTGCTGGTGCCCATCTCACAGCAGCCCCCTGAGCTGATGGCCGGGGGAGCCCCGAGGGTCCCAGGCTCATCAGATAAGCTCAGGTGTCCCTTCCTGGGGCCAAGGGCCTGCCGGTGGGAGGCAGACTGGGAGGTGGCTCCACAGGCCTGGCAGGAGGGCTCCCAGGAGGGGCTTTGGCAAGAGGGCTGGTGGGTGAGGAGCCCTGTGCTTTCCCAGAGGCCTGGGCAGGTGGTCACAGCCAGGTGGCTGGTGATCCGTGGCCCTTCTACAGTTCCTCCGAGGGGATGAGCATCCGCTTTTCCACGTTCCGACTCTTTCTGATGGCACCAGAGCCTCCTGCCACGCTGGAGTGGGTGCCGGGGCTTGGGGTCTCATGTGTGGCCTGCTGGGTGTAGTGCTGGTAGGCAGGGGAGAAGTTGTGCACGGCGTCCTGCACGATGTCCTGTGGGCTCATGGTCTCCTTGAGGCCACTGGAGATGCTGTGCATGGGTGCctcgggggctgggggcagacaaCACGAGTGTGGGGTCGGTGTGTCCTGGACCTGTCCATTCCCCCTCGGACCCCAGCCCCGGGGATACGGCCCTGCTCCCACCCGCCTCCAGgctgcccaggccctgggctcagccAGCAGGGGGTGACTTCCAGCCCTCAGGGCTTCAGAATCCCAGCCTGCTCCTCCCGCTGGGGCTATCCCAGCCCAGACTCCTGGGGCCTACAGGGAGAGACCGCCTTGGCCAGCTCTGGTCTTTTCTCCAGCTCGGAGTGAGCCCTTCATGCTTGGCGTAACCCAGGCTGCCAGAGCAGGTGCAGGCCATCACCACCCGAATTGGTCATTCACTAGGGAtgcccggggcccctgggtgtgGTGGGCAGGGTACCCCAGGCTCGGGAAGCACCCCCCATCCCAGCAGGGGCTGTGGGGCCCAGACATCCAGTCTGGCCCCTCTCACTCAGAGCTCAGAGCCAGATGAGCATCTGGGCCAGATGCAAGTGTGGGCCCTGTCCAGGGTTGGGTCCTCCGGTGTCCATGAGGTTGACATCCCCTGGGCCCATGTATGGGATGGCAGACAGAGCTGTGGTGCTGAGGGTGCCCCAAGGAAGACAGGGCTGGCCTCACTCTCCCAGGCCCCTGGCTGTGATATCGCCGCACACTCCacgtgcccccaccccccacagggCCCAGAAGGCACACCTGGTgagttctctttcttctctgcatACACCTGGCAGGTGAAGGCATAGCGCAGGGCAATGGAGGCAAACAGCATCTCAATGCAGATGATGAAATTTTGGTAGCCAGCAGCCACCGTGCCAGCCCCCACCTTGCTCCCATCGATGACCTGGACCTCAGGGATGACCCCACACTTTTCCAGGATGGCCAGCAGCATCCCTGGGGATGGTGACAGCCGCTCAGGCACCTGCCCTGCACAGGTCTTGTGAGCTGGTGGGGGTCCGCCAGGGAGGATGAGGTTCAGCAGAGTGGGTGCCTCCAAAGCCAGGGTCCCCgcactgtggggcacctgggagctCCCCATGTGTCTGCCCTGACCTCCCTGATCCCAGAGCTTAGGCCCACCGCTCCCCTGCAGGGTGGGGTCTGGAAGCGCTCCCAGCCTGGCCCTGGGGGCCTCTGCCTGTGTACTCCACCCACGACCACCCAGACCTGCTGGAAGGGGACTCGCCATTTCCCCCGCTCCAGGGGCTTTGTGGTGTCTGGCCAAGGGGGTGGGGGTTCCGACCTGTGCTCcaccagggaaactgaggccaggcctgaggtcacacagggcCTGGGGATGGACATGGGATGGGCTCTAGTCTCTGCCCCAACAACCCACCCACCCtgccagaaggagaggaagatgaCGGCCTTGATGGTGAGGAATTTGAGGACGGGTTCAAAGGGCTGCAGGAGCTCCCTGGTGGCGAAGTAGAAGAGGAACAGGGCGTAGAGAGCCAGGCTGACGGAGACGTTGTAGATGAGGGTGACGTAGAGGTAGCCGCTGTGGATGCTGGGGCCAGAGCAGGTGCCGGGGGTTCAGGGCGTGCCCCTcgccctccccactgccccagccTGGGTACCAACAGGGACGTGCACCTGAAcccttcccgcagggagcccttGTGGGGAGTCCCAACTCGGCTGTAAGGATGTAGCCCTTCTCCTGATGaaaccccccctcccccttccctgtcCACCCAGGCACAGCCTGAAGGGATGACCTCTGCATGTAGACACAGGGGTGGTGTGCGCCCATGTGTGAGCGTGTGGGTGATGTGCGTGAGACCTGTGGGCATGTTCACACGTACACGGGAGCGTTGTGCTTGCATGAGCTTGCGAGCGGGTGTCTGTGTGTACACGTGCATGAAAGCCTGCATGTGCCTACTTGTGGGCGTGTGCTTGTGTGACCGAGAATGCAcacctgtgagcatgtgtgtgcccGCACACGCCATGTATTCCTGCGGACCCGGTGCAGGGCTCCCTCCCAGAGTGCCAGGGAGGCGCTGCCCACCTCCCTGTGCCCAATGGCTCCCTGGGCCTGAGTGCCCTCGTCCCCCTCACTCTCCCCCAGGGTGGGCTggctgcggggtgggggctgggggagggagcccCTGGACCTAGAGTGTGCAGCCCCACAACCCACAGACACGGGCCAGCTCTTCTGGGTCTGTTTGCTGTAGCCTCGCCCTGGCAGCCTCCCAAGAGGAGGGGAGGCCTGTTTGGCACCTCTGAGGACTCAGCCCgctgcctctcctctctgccagGCCCAGTGCCCACCCCCCAGCTAGCACAGCACCCTGGCCTTACTTGAAGTCTCCATCGTGGTATTTGCCAAATGCCTGCAGGACGATGGTGATCAAGGCCATGATGGGCTTCACGATGCAGAACTGCAGTGTGGCCTGGGGTGAGGGGGAAGCCAGGGGTGGTCAGGGGGTGGCTgcgaggggcagggcaggggcaggcaaGACCCTTACTGACCTGCTTGCAGAAGCGCAGGAAGCCGATGGAGTAGGACATGCCCTGGAGGCAGCAGGTGCCATAGAAGCAGCTGGACCTGGGGTGTGGAAGTCCCTTAAGCAGGGCCCGGGAGGACATGTCTCCAGACCGGCCCTGACGCCTGGGGTGTGGAGGGGCCCCGTGGGCTCTGGGGCGAGATGCTTACCGGATGGGCTTTCCCCGAATCTCAGCCATGATGGCGCTCTCACCCCCCAGGTACTGGAAGCAGAGGCTCAGGAAGCTGTAGATGACAAAGGCTGCAGAGCAGAGGGCCGGGATGCGCAGCAGTGAGCCTCGGCTCCCGGAGGACGCCCACACCAAGGACCCTCACACAGCAGGACCCTCCCCTCAGCTTCGCGACCACCCACCATCCCTGGTGACCCCTGGCCGTTGGCGGTCACTGTGGCCACGatgtccccacccccattccGACCAAGCTGGACTCGGCCCTGGAGGGTGGGGTTCCTGAGCTGACAAGTAGCCTCCCTGGATCTTGCTGGGGGTGCTCACCTTCATAGCAGTCACGCACCGAGTCGAAGTAGATGTAGTGCTGGTGGCCccccaggaggaggaggctgagccAGGAGTCAAAGGCGTAGATGGGCACGATGAAGAGTAGGCGGATGATGTAGCGCTGCTCGTTGGGGACTGTGTAGGACCGCAGGTGCAGGTAAATCTGGGCGGGCAGAGCAAGGGCAGGCTTGGGGGGCGGCAGGCCGCATACAGCCCCCGTCGTGCAGGCCAGCGGGCAGTGTGGGAGGCAGTGTGAACTTCCCAGGGTGCGGCAGGCCCGTTCTTAGCAAATACTCTGCAGCGGGAATGCTCGCTCACTCAtgtatgtgttcattcattccGAGAGAAtcttcctgggggtgggggtgggggtgaggggcatcCATGACCCCCGAGGGGGCACGGCCACTCTGGAAGGCAGTTTGGCATCTCAATGTTGGACGGGGGACATCCAAACAGCTGATACCCTTGACCCCTCCTGGGATTTTCCCCATGGAGCAGGTACATTCAGAAAGAAAGGGTTTGGGTATGAGGATGCCCATCACAGCGACCCGTGCGTGGCAGTGGGGCCGGGCTGGTCACGGCAGAGCCACCCCACACGGGAGTGTCCCAAAATGTGCACTTGGGGACCCGCTCTGAAGTAATGTGACATGTAAACATGAGATGACCCCACGCATGTTGGAAACACggtaaagaggaaaagaaagacatcACTGTCTTATCCCTGGACGGTAGGAAAACACAGCTGATTACAGTTTGTCTAGAACACTTTCTtgattttcatgtcttctgcgaggacatggagaagcagggagagggtcTAGAAGAGGAAGAGTCACTGGGGAGCCGGGCACCCGGCTGTGGTCTCACAGCACCtctggagggcttcctggaggaggtgcctTTAAGCGCAGGTGGAGAGAGGGCCGTGGGAGGGCAGGCTGTGCGTGGAGCCCCGCATGCGCCCAGCTTGTAGGGCACAGTGCAGGGAGTGGCGGGGGCAGGTTGGCACCCAGAACAGGCTCCTTATCTGTCCCTCACTCCCCGATGGTGCAGTGGGAGGGGCCTGGCATGACCTGCCACTAGGAGACATGGATTCTCTCCTGGGGCTGGCACTGCCTGGCTGGGTGGCCTTGGCAGGCCCTCGCCGTCCTCTCCGGCCTTGCCTTCCTGTCTCTAAAGTGACAGGTTGAGTCCTTCTCTGTCCTTCTGGGTTCGGAGAGGGCAGAGTCTAGTTGCCCTTATGTCCCAGAGGGCCTGGCAGTGGGGGCGGGGGTAGGAGCTGCGGCCCCATCTGGGGGATGGACCCCAGGAATCAcagacagacacatacacacacagttgcTGCAACTGCAGAAATTGGGGTCACACAGAGGGGAGTCTGAGATCCCGACTCAGGACTTTGGGGGCCTGCCCCTGTGGGTCCTTGCCCCATAAATCGCAGCCTACCCCAGACCTAACGCCTGTCCCGTCACCAGGGAGTAGGTGTGGCTGCCACAGGAATGCACATGCACCACACACCTGTTCAGTGGACCTGTCCAGAGGCCCAAGAGCAGCTTGGTAAGACTCTGTGCAAACACTGCCTCCTCCAGACAGCCCTCCCGGATGGCCCTTGCTGCTCTCAGCCGTGGCCCCCCTCACACACTTGTGTCTACCTTACATTGTGGTTGTGTGAGGCCACACAGCCCTCCCTGCCTGCCAGCCCCCTGCCTGCTCACGCCGCCCTCCCCTCAGTGCCAGTTGAACCATCCCAAAGGCCAGCTCTGCTctcagctccccccccccccagccatcCCTCGCTCCCTACAACCTCTGGGGTGTGCTGCACCGACATTCAAGGTCCCTGTTCTGTGTCCTGAGCACCCTGTGCCCAGACGACTGTGCCTGGCCTGCGCCTCACACTCACCTCCCATGGCCAGCATGTCGTCCTGGGCCCCTCTGGGTGTCAGTTCTGCTGCCCATACCCTGGCTCTTCCTTCCCTGGGCCTGGCCATTCCCCCTCTGAGGGGTGGGTCCATCTGTCTAATTGTCACCCCGTGGGGCCGGGGGCTTGTGGGGCTCAGGGCTGAGCATGTcgcttctctcctctccttccctagATCTGGGGGGCCAGCCCCTCTGGGGCTCCCAGCCAAGCTCTGTCCCTGGCAGGGAACTGCCATCCTCAGGCCTGGCTCCCACAGGCCGTGTTCTGGAGAAAGCCTCCTCTCTTGCCCCTGTGCCCTGGCATCATCCATCTAGGCCTCTGATGGCTGCCCCACAGCCATGGCCTGCGGTCCCAGATCCCAGCAGGGCCAGCCAGGGCCATGTCCCACAGAGAGCAGGGCCCAAAGAGAAGTGCGGAAGGGAGGGCTTACCTGGTGGCAGGTGAGCAACAGGGCAGTCCACACGAAGACCCCTGAGATGCCGCGGGCCAACGCGGTGGTGAGGAAGAGCCGGGAGGCGCCCTGGGAGCTGTTCCCCATGCGGTCCATCTGCGGCCCAGTGGGCACGAAGGGCATGGCAGGCACGGTGGGCATGGCCGGCAGGGGCCTGGGCTGTGGCCAGGTTGCTGACACCAGGGGGCCGCCGGCTGTTCCCAGGAGCCCTGAGACATTAGTCATCTGCAGAGGTGAGGGAGGACATGGGGAGGAGTGAGGGCAAAGGTGCACCCTGGCAGCTGGAAGCAGCCCCAGGgccagcaggggaggagggagtgggggcggggagggaggggctcctCCCCCAGGCCACCAGCaggccagggctgccctgggcatACCTCACGGTCCCTTGTGCGGACTTCGAGTCTGACCGTCTTGCCCACTCCCCTGACTCCGGGTGGCCTTGGGCAGCTCCGAGCACAGGAACTCAGCTCCAAGGACAGGGCCTGGGGCGCCCTCCTTCCCCAGGGCTCGGCCACTTGGGCGCAGAATCAGCTACCAGACTCTGACGTAGGGTGGTCCCCGCCTCTGCTGCTCGGCTTGTGGAGAACCCACATTTGAGGGGCCAGAGATGCCTGGGAAAGTGGGGGATCCCCTGGTGCCTGCCTGCTCCGGGTGGAGTTGGAGTGAGGGCCCAACTGGCACTGCCTACAGAGGCTGATGGGGGGGTGCAGCCCagccccccttcccaccccctggGACCTGCGCAACTGTGTGGGTGCCCAGTTCTGCTGCAGGGCCCTCCACCTCCCCAAGCCGCTCACTACCCCAGATGTTGGTTCTTTTCAGCTGCTTGCCAGCCAGCTGGGGCACTAGGCACCTCCCCCGTCCCACACTGGAGGCCTACCcagcctctccccttccctccagcccacaGTCGGGACCCAGTGCCTACCTCTCAGGCAGGAAGCGACGGCCCAGCCCTGGGAGGCCGGGCCTCCAGGGAAGCCTGGCAGGTCATTTGCGTGGCCACGTGGCCCCAGTGGCAGCCCCacggggggtggggcagggccacTATCTGGAGGCTGTACCAGGCTTGGGGAGGGGCGGCCACCACCTCAGCCCCGGTGGCCCACCTGTGCTGCCACCTGCAGGGAGGggcctggaggaaggggaggagcagaggcttGTCCCCTCCCGGAGGCTGACATTCTATCTTTGCTCAGCAGCAGCTGGCTCCCAGGTACCTGCTGGCCGCCAGGTGCCCTCACCTGCCTGCGCCAGACGGCCAGGTGGCTTCTACCCAGGCCCCAGGCGGGCAGGAGGGGTCTCGGTGGGCTGGGCTGATGTTTGCTTAGAATTGGGTGAATTTATATTGTGAAATTCTCAACCAGTCCCCAAGAGGTGCATTGGAAACCTTGCTGGGATTACGGGgtcggggacagaggacaggcagGTCACCAGGCTCCGCGAGGGGGCCTGACTCATCTTGCCCCTGGTTCAGCCTGATGCCACAGGCCCCTCAGGGAAGAGGCTGTCCCGGCTCCGTCTCTGGAGGGGGTGTCGGGGTGGGGCCACGCTCTGGGCACAAATGCATACATGCTGCCACCGTGGGCCCCAGGACGGAGCGTCTGCTCTGTGCCCTTGATGGGACCACACGTCTGTGTCCTTTGTGGCACCTAATACTTCCTGTAGCCCTGGGCCAATGGTTGGAGTGACGGGGGATCCCCTTGTGCTCAGAGAGGGGGAATGTCCCCAGGAGTGTGGGAGGCTGCAGGCCCAGCCCTGGACACGCGGCCCCACTCCTACCCCTCCACCCACACcgtccaccccctgccccctagAGCCCCCAGCAGGCCTCCTCTGAGCGCTGCTGGGACCTCCCATGCCTTTTCTCCCAGCTGTTTCCTTGTCCTGCCGGCTTAGATGTCTCCTTTAAATCCCCCCTTGTGCCGGGCCCAGCCTGTCCCCCATGCACGGGGCGTGGGCAGCCTCTGTATGGCCTGCCCTCTGGCCGTGGCTCCCACTCGCTCTGGCAggggtggcagggctgggctcTAACTTGTGCAGCCAAAGGCAGTTTTGCCCGTGTGTGCCCTGAGCCTGCCACCTGCCCTTGGTACCAGTGACCTGCAGGCCCGCCGACCAGCGTGTGCAGAGCAGTGTTGCTGGCGGTGCACATTGTTGTCATTGTTATGGGCGATTGCGGAGGTAGAACCCATTACTGCCCATGGTGACAACGGCTTGGGGACCCGGAGGGCAAAGACTCAGCTATGGGGACATGGACAGGGCTGGCAGGGCCCAGGGAGCCCACCACCTCCACAGGTGGAGAAAGCAGGCCCAGGTCCTTCCCAGGCTGATGCCAGGATGTCTGAACATGCAGCAGGAAGCACTATGGTTAGATGTTGGAGGGACTTCCCTAGCTGGAGTCAGCGGGGACAGGCCTTTGGGAGTGTGCTGAGGGGCCCTGGCTTTGGGGAGGCACGAGGCCTGGGGCCTAGACCTAGACGGAGGGATTTCCCAAGCTCTACCCTTTCCTCAAAGGTGGAAACACTGTGGGGAAGGGCCGTGTCCTCTGACAAGGCAGGTTGTACACCAGGGGCAGGCCCGGTAGCCTCCTCGCCCTGCAGCTCTGCCAGTGGCAAGGGGAGCTCCTTCCACCCAGGGCCACCCCTGCTGTGATGCGGGGGGCCAGGTCCAGGGTCCCCACCGGGTTGTTCCCGCAGCTGCCCTACCCTGGAGTCTTGTTCAGCTGTTACTTCCAGGAAGGCCTCCAGGAATCCTTGAAGCCTCCCCACTCCAGGATCTTTTGCACAGGACACAGCTTTGCTCGGGAACCTTCCAGTCAGCACCAGGCCATGTGTGCATGTTAGAGGCCTGGTTCTCTACAAAATGGGAGCCTCCTGCCCTCGCCCCACCTCCTTCTCTGGGTCCTGGTCTGTCGCACCAGGGACAATCTCAGTCCTCAATGCCTTGCTCTGCCCGTGGCCTCTGCTTTCTCGTCTGCACAGATGAGTCTGGAGTTCTCCTGCCATTCTATGGGGTACAGCAGGCAGGTCCCTGCCATCACTGGGGGCCCGGGACACCCCCCTTGCCTTGCCCTGAGCtcagggaaaggctcccagccACATGGTCCTCCCAGAGCCCTGACCCTGGAGCAAGACCGCAGGCCACCAGGGTACCTGGCAGAGAGCAGCAGGAGCCCAGATTGGGGAGGcatggggagacagggaggggtCAGGAGCTGGGCCGAGCACCACAAACAGCATGCGGGGACAAGGAGGGCCGAGAGAGCTGCCTGTGGGGCCATCGGCCCCACCCCGGCAGCGGTGTCATGGCCCATGCACACTCAGGAGAGGTGACCGGGCTGGCCCGGCCTGATTTCCCTGCCTGGGGCTGGATGCTGACCAAGCCTGTCACAGGACAGACCTGCCTGCCCAGATCTGGGCAGCTGGGGCCTCTGACCCCTGTTTATAGTGACCAGGTGACCAGACCCGGGCAGGTCCTGGCTGGACGGTGGGTGGCCGAGACACTGCTGGCCATTGTCAGACCCTTGTCCTCATTCCCATGCCTGCCTTTCACCACCATGACCCAATGCCTGTGGCTCCTGGCCTCACTGCTGGCCCTGGACCTCCTTCCAGACCTGTCCTGCCATGCCAGTCCCCCTTCTCAACTGGCCTGCCATCTGAGGACATCTCTGAAGGCCTGTGGCTCCTTCCCTGCTGCCAGCCCTGTCTGGTGCTCCCTGGGCAGTCAGACAAAGGGTTGCAGGGAGCATCAGGACaccatgatctcatgggtcagcCCCACCAAGGTCCTCTGGCTCTCCCTGGGGGTCCCCCCGCTGGTGCCCAGGGATTGGCACACAGGGTTTGCCTCTGAGCTTGTTAAGGCCCCTGGAATGGCCCTGGACTCAATCAATAGCCACCGTGGCCTAGGGCCTGGGGGTGACTGGACCCGGGCCACCGTCAGCGAGGCTCCTGGGTGCTCAGGCCTTTAAGCCACTCTGATGGGACCTGGGAGAAGTAGGGGGCTGCAGTGGCGTCACAGGGCTGTGGAAGGGACCTGCCAGCCTGGGTGCCCTGAACCACTTCTCCCCTCTGGGCCCATGGGGGACTGTGGGTCCCCCGCCCAGCTCTACTTCTGGGTTCCCTTGCgtggagggcaggcagggaggtAGGGCCCTGGGTCAGACACACTGGGTTGGGACTCTGACACGCCCTTCACTGTGACCTTCCTGTTTCCGCCGCCATTGGAGCCCCATATACAGCTGGTCAGCACCCGTCTCCCTGCCACCTGTTTCTCCTAAAGATGGCCATGGGCCACTGTAGCCCAGGACAGCTCTGCTGGGCCTCCCAGCCAGGTCACAGTCTAGCAGCCAGGTCACCATCCGTGGGCTTCTCTGGGCCTCGA
The sequence above is drawn from the Canis lupus baileyi chromosome 8, mCanLup2.hap1, whole genome shotgun sequence genome and encodes:
- the TMEM184A gene encoding transmembrane protein 184A isoform X1, yielding MTNVSGLLGTAGGPLVSATWPQPRPLPAMPTVPAMPFVPTGPQMDRMGNSSQGASRLFLTTALARGISGVFVWTALLLTCHQIYLHLRSYTVPNEQRYIIRLLFIVPIYAFDSWLSLLLLGGHQHYIYFDSVRDCYEAFVIYSFLSLCFQYLGGESAIMAEIRGKPIRSSCFYGTCCLQGMSYSIGFLRFCKQATLQFCIVKPIMALITIVLQAFGKYHDGDFNIHSGYLYVTLIYNVSVSLALYALFLFYFATRELLQPFEPVLKFLTIKAVIFLSFWQGMLLAILEKCGVIPEVQVIDGSKVGAGTVAAGYQNFIICIEMLFASIALRYAFTCQVYAEKKENSPAPEAPMHSISSGLKETMSPQDIVQDAVHNFSPAYQHYTQQATHETPSPGTHSSVAGGSGAIRKSRNVEKRMLIPSEEL
- the TMEM184A gene encoding transmembrane protein 184A isoform X2, with product MTNVSGLLGTAGGPLVSATWPQPRPLPAMPTVPAMPFVPTGPQMDRMGNSSQGASRLFLTTALARGISGVFVWTALLLTCHQIYLHLRSYTVPNEQRYIIRLLFIVPIYAFDSWLSLLLLGGHQHYIYFDSVRDCYEAFVIYSFLSLCFQYLGGESAIMAEIRGKPIRSSCFYGTCCLQGMSYSIGFLRFCKQATLQFCIVKPIMALITIVLQAFGKYHDGDFNIHSGYLYVTLIYNVSVSLALYALFLFYFATRELLQPFEPVLKFLTIKAVIFLSFWQGMLLAILEKCGVIPEVQVIDGSKVGAGTVAAGYQNFIICIEMLFASIALRYAFTCQVYAEKKENSPAPQLCLPSHTWAQGMSTSWTPEDPTLDRAHTCIWPRCSSGSEL